A region of Corynebacterium glucuronolyticum DSM 44120 DNA encodes the following proteins:
- a CDS encoding bile acid:sodium symporter family protein, which produces MLKRLNIDILIVLIIVAVVLAIFFPARGQVADAFRLASSLAIALLFYLYGARLSTSEALAGLKHWRLHLLILAFTFVVFPLIGVALRPLTLFIPHGIYMGILYLTLVPSTVQSSVAFTSVARGNVAGAIVSASASNLVGVFATPLLVMLCMGQSGEFHIDASVFTDIAIQLLLPFVLGQATRRWVHSFAEKGPTKVVDRGSIALVVYVAFSEGMVEGIWSSVAVSHVVFLVVLSIILVAFMLWLTRFVALKLGFSEEDTIAIEFCGTKKSLATGLPMAAVIFAGQPTALLILPLMIFHQVQLMMCSWLASRYARNRA; this is translated from the coding sequence ATGTTGAAGCGCCTAAACATAGATATTCTGATTGTCCTCATCATCGTCGCGGTGGTGCTCGCGATTTTCTTCCCGGCCCGCGGCCAGGTGGCCGATGCCTTCAGGTTGGCGTCCTCCCTGGCCATCGCATTGTTGTTCTATTTGTATGGCGCTCGCTTGTCCACCTCCGAGGCGCTTGCTGGCCTCAAGCATTGGCGGCTACACCTGCTCATTTTGGCGTTTACGTTTGTGGTGTTTCCGCTCATCGGCGTGGCGCTGCGGCCGTTGACGTTGTTCATTCCGCACGGCATTTACATGGGCATCCTGTACCTGACCTTGGTGCCGTCGACGGTGCAGTCCTCGGTCGCCTTTACGTCCGTGGCCAGGGGGAATGTGGCCGGTGCGATCGTCTCTGCGTCGGCTTCGAACCTCGTGGGCGTCTTTGCCACACCCCTTTTGGTCATGCTGTGCATGGGCCAGTCCGGCGAGTTCCACATCGACGCCTCGGTATTCACGGACATCGCGATCCAGCTCTTGTTGCCGTTTGTTCTTGGTCAAGCTACTCGACGCTGGGTTCACAGCTTTGCTGAAAAGGGTCCAACGAAAGTTGTGGATCGGGGTTCCATCGCCCTCGTGGTCTATGTCGCCTTCTCGGAGGGCATGGTGGAGGGGATCTGGTCCTCTGTTGCGGTCTCCCACGTTGTCTTCCTCGTTGTGTTGTCCATCATCCTCGTGGCGTTCATGCTGTGGCTGACGCGCTTTGTTGCATTGAAGTTGGGCTTCAGTGAGGAGGACACGATCGCCATTGAGTTCTGTGGAACGAAGAAGTCGCTTGCGACGGGCCTCCCGATGGCCGCGGTGATCTTCGCGGGGCAGCCAACGGCGCTCCTCATTTTGCCGTTGATGATTTTCCACCAGGTTCAGCTCATGATGTGTTCGTGGTTGGCATCCAGGTACGCTAGGAACCGTGCTTAA
- a CDS encoding branched-chain amino acid transporter permease: MLPNCVTSTDVWAVLIPIGLITVFLRWIPFVATKKLRNSTLIDYLGSTMPLGVMLMLVVYTYLGQRRAPGGLLAASIALAFTVGVHWWKRSAGLSILGGTLLYMLLVNLVF; encoded by the coding sequence ATGCTTCCTAACTGTGTCACCTCCACAGACGTCTGGGCCGTCCTCATCCCCATCGGCCTCATCACCGTCTTCTTGCGGTGGATCCCCTTTGTCGCCACCAAAAAACTACGCAACTCCACCCTCATCGACTACCTCGGATCGACGATGCCACTCGGCGTCATGCTCATGCTCGTGGTGTACACGTACCTTGGACAGCGCCGCGCCCCCGGCGGGCTGCTCGCAGCCTCCATCGCGCTCGCCTTCACCGTCGGCGTGCACTGGTGGAAACGCTCCGCCGGGCTATCCATCCTCGGCGGAACGCTCCTCTACATGCTGCTTGTCAATCTCGTGTTTTAG